The following is a genomic window from Dehalogenimonas sp. 4OHTPN.
GCGTCGAGAAGCCGTTGATTGGTTTTACAGGTGATTTCTCCATGATATAAAGCATCTGCGGTAAACACGGACACTTCAATACGCTGCATTTGAGCTGCAAGGTGTTTGGTTTCCTGCTTGTTTGTAGCACCGGAAGACATCATTTCGCGCCCCCTCTACACCGGGAGGATACTAGCACTATTTGAACGGTCATTCAAGGGGATTTACGGCACTGATCTTGCCCGAGAATCGCCCCTTCGAACCCCCTGGCCCCCCGCAGGAACTCATCGGCCGTCGCGGCCTTCTTGCCCTCCTGCTGGAGTCCCTTGACGCCCAGCACGCCGTCTCCGGTGACGATCCCGAACGGCATTGACGGTTGGCCGGCAAGAGCGGTAACCGCGCCGGCGGGTGCTGCCGCCGGTATATCGAGCGGTCGGGTCTCGATGAGTTTCAACAGTCTGCCTTCCCAGGTGGTAAAGGCTCCCGGCCACGGTTGGAACGCCCGCACCTGCCGCCAGATCTCTATCGCCGGCCGGTTCCAGTCGATACAACCCTGCTCTTTGCTGAGCATCGGGGCATAGGTTGCCCCCGCCGCGGGCTGCGGCGCCGGGGCAATTTCACTGCCCGTGATGCGCGGCAAAACCTCAAGAAGAAGGTTGGAACCGAGACAAGCCAGGCGTTCGGTCAGCGAGCCGGTGGTATCATTGTCGCAAATCGGGGTCGAAGCTGTGGCAAAGACAGGACCGGTGTCAATACCGGCGTCCATGCGCATGATCGAGACTCCGGTGGATTCATCACCGGCCAGTATAGCAGCGGCCACCGGGGCAGCGCCGCGGTGCCGGGGCAGTAATGAAGCATGCACGTTGATGCAGCCGTACATCGGAATTTGGAGTACTGATTGCGGCAGAATCAGGCCGTAGGCGGCGACGATGATGGCGTCAGGTGCCAGAGACCGCAATTCTTCGGCGACTTCCGGTTTTTTCAATGAGCGCGGTTGAATGATCTTGAGGCCGAGACCGTCCGCCAGGGCTTTCACCCGAGAAGCGGTTAGTGACCGGCCGCGGCCGGCCGGGGCGTCGGGGCGGGTATATACAGCGGAAACGGCGTAGCCAGCCCCTATCAGCCCTCGAAGGATCGGAACGGCAAACTCAGGCGTGCCCATGAAAACCAGTTTCATTGAATCAGTACCATTTTCTCGGGGCGATTGTAGCACCAAATATTTATTTTTTCACCGCAGCCGGGCATTACGATTGCGTGGGCTAAAAAATAGAGCAACAGAGAG
Proteins encoded in this region:
- the fmt gene encoding methionyl-tRNA formyltransferase, which translates into the protein MKLVFMGTPEFAVPILRGLIGAGYAVSAVYTRPDAPAGRGRSLTASRVKALADGLGLKIIQPRSLKKPEVAEELRSLAPDAIIVAAYGLILPQSVLQIPMYGCINVHASLLPRHRGAAPVAAAILAGDESTGVSIMRMDAGIDTGPVFATASTPICDNDTTGSLTERLACLGSNLLLEVLPRITGSEIAPAPQPAAGATYAPMLSKEQGCIDWNRPAIEIWRQVRAFQPWPGAFTTWEGRLLKLIETRPLDIPAAAPAGAVTALAGQPSMPFGIVTGDGVLGVKGLQQEGKKAATADEFLRGARGFEGAILGQDQCRKSP